A genome region from Penicillium psychrofluorescens genome assembly, chromosome: 3 includes the following:
- a CDS encoding uncharacterized protein (ID:PFLUO_004745-T1.cds;~source:funannotate): MASIFTYDPDPPRVSSPWSTSGTSSPQANPAGTRGLAIRTRSTTILDSADPDSLSDYGITKLEPEPQEGPTEYKLHLLLRPRRPYLSMSTGHLVAGSYHSRTSLPAASTSASPSYDATPRPMQAKSSQSRQQRLQGLTTQLLWRLQQSSPFHSSTTFNLVVPVLPEATPRLGVPSKPARLLPGLEESQGALYEIGVADDGTFVGLTQDELDESVTNLQAMAASLGCGVEILRRVIVGKCEWADDSPTEPEDPAKNHSDSLWVAEALVTPDLDFYNISPIQTNQNSESTGADSGPQPIFEEDYSATEQIRISIAGPSTAGKSSLLGTLTSSLLDNGRGKSRLSLLKHRHEISSGITSSVAQELVGYSDEEPPTVVNYASGNVTAWNDIHASSRGGRLAFVSDLPGSVRYLKSTLRGLVSWAPHYVMLCIPANCGDEAEGEIEQVAEIDLCLAYLELCLKLEVPILIVITKLDVASRSGLRDNLTKVLSALKTAGRKPAMLPASPAGDKPLDLQHVSAMDSNEARKSIAAATGNWSHVVPIIMTSAVDGTGIGKLHAFLRYLPIPSRPSQRALRITKPAATPNIFDIDEVFAIPPSKVYSRTTDNASRENRGMVLCGLVRHGSISIGDELVIGPVPVDTSSSESGREALQPSLSRSSGPAPSGDFSASFAQKILSGRDAAQAKWQRVRVVSVRNLRLSVHRLKEDQVGTIGIETINPATENNGRAAPRIGRIRKGMVLSDFHTTSASLPPTPLPPTLSLTFHTGFIATFPAAEFSSPTSPPLLLGGNAIVYISNIRTTVRVVCMALAGTGDGDRDDDDEEGEDQSSPSEPEFFRFDGDSAPGQDRTPGSGNGNITKRGFGSDDHANSMRRSSATDISKVVSSSTDPAATATGPSATSLKEDVRITFALVTSVEWVETGSPVLVMPGISMASASSSSAAVAPASASASASGTVVISGLEGFVGTVCDVISGGEGVGGKVRND; encoded by the coding sequence atggcctcgatctttACTTATGATCCCGATCCTCCGCGGGTCTCATCTCCGTGGTCCACCTCGGGGACGTCGTCTCCCCAGGCCAACCCGGCCGGCACTCGAGGTCTTGCGATTCGCACGCGCTCCACCACAATCCTGGACAGCGCGGATCCGGACTCATTGTCCGACTATGGAATTACGAAGCTGGAGCCGGAGCCCCAGGAAGGGCCTACAGAGTACAAACTCCACCTTCTGCTCCGTCCGCGCCGGCCGTATCTGTCCATGTCTACGGGACATTTAGTCGCGGGGTCGTATCATTCCCGCACCAGTCTACCCGCGGCATCCACCTCGGCGTCCCCAAGCTATGACGCAACCCCTAGACCTATGCAAGCCAAGTCATCTCAGAGTCGACAGCAACGACTACAAGGACTAACGACACAGCTGCTGTGGCGGCTCCAACAGTCGTCGCCCTTCCActcgtccaccaccttcAATCTGGTCGTTCCCGTTCTGCCGGAAGCAACGCCTAGGTTGGGCGTGCCTTCCAAACCTGCTCGTCTCCTCCCCGGGCTTGAAGAGAGCCAGGGTGCGCTGTACGAGATTGGAGTTGCCGACGATGGGACCTTCGTCGGCCTCACCCAGGATGAACTGGATGAGAGTGTGACGAACCTGCAAGCCATGGCCGCGAGTCTCGGCTGCGGGGTCGAGATTCTCCGCCGAGTCATTGTAGGGAAATGTGAATGGGCAGATGATTCGCCAACAGAGCCGGAGGACCCGGCTAAGAACCACAGCGACAGTCTTTGGGTCGCGGAGGCCCTGGTGACCCCAGATCTGGACTTCTACAACATATCTCCTATCCAGACCAACCAGAATTCCGAGAGTACTGGGGCAGATTCAGGGCCGCAGCCCATCTTTGAAGAAGACTATTCTGCCACCGAGCAAATACGAATATCCATTGCCGGGCCCAGCACTGCGGGAAAGTCCTCACTACTGGGCACCCTGacctcgtcgctgctggacAATGGAAGGGGCAAGAGCCGATTGAGCCTTCTCAAACATCGCCATGAGATATCTTCGGGGATCACCAGCTCCGTCGCACAGGAGTTGGTGGGATACTCGGATGAGGAGCCGCCCACCGTGGTCAATTATGCGTCGGGCAATGTCACCGCGTGGAATGATATCCACGCATCTTCACGCGGAGGCCGCCTGGCCTTTGTGTctgatcttccaggctcTGTTCGATATCTGAAGTCCACGCTACGAGGCTTGGTCAGTTGGGCCCCTCACTACGTGATGCTCTGCATCCCGGCCAATTGCGGCGATGAGGCTGAAGGTGAAATAGAACAAGTCGCGGAGATTGATCTCTGTCTGGCGTACCTGGAGCTCTGCCTGAAATTAGAGGTGCCTATCTTGATCGtgatcaccaagctggatgTTGCTTCTCGGAGCGGGCTGAGAGACAACCTCACCAAGGTTCTGTCTGCACTCAAAACCGCAGGCCGCAAGCCTGCAATGCTCCCCGCATCGCCTGCAGGAGATAAACCGCTTGATTTGCAGCACGTCAGCGCCATGGACAGCAACGAAGCACGGAAATCAATCGCTGCCGCCACTGGGAACTGGTCTCATGTCGTCCCGATCATCATGACCAGTGCTGTCGATGGTACCGGGATAGGAAAGCTCCATGCTTTCCTTCGATACCTGCCCATCCCCTCGCGGCCATCACAGAGAGCACTTCGTATCACGAAACCAGCAGCAACACCCAACATCTTTGATATTGATGAAGTCTTCGCCATCCCTCCATCCAAAGTCTATTCCAGAACTACAGACAACGCCAGTCGAGAAAACCGCGGCATGGTCCTATGCGGCCTAGTCCGCCACGGCAGCATCTCAATCGGAGACGAACTAGTGATCGGACCCGTCCCCGTCGACACGTCGTCCTCCGAGTCCGGGCGAGAAGCACTACAACCCTCGCTCtcgcgcagcagcggccCCGCACCGTCCGGCGATTTCTCAGCCTCCTTCGCACAGAAGATTCTCTCGGGCAGGGACGCTGCCCAAGCGAAGTGGCAGCGCGTCCGCGTCGTCAGCGTTCGCAACCTCCGCCTCTCCGTCCACCGACTaaaagaagaccaagtcgGGACAATCGGCATCGAAACCATCAACCCCGCCACTGAAAATAATGGCCGCGCTGCTCCTCGTATTGGCCGCATCCGCAAGGGCATGGTTCTGTCTGATTTCCACACCACTTCCGCCTCTCTCCCTCCGACCCCGCTGCCTCCGACACTATCACTAACCTTCCACACGGGCTTTATTGCCACGTTCCCCGCAGCGGAATTCTCCTCCCCGACTTCGCCGCCTCTGCTTCTGGGCGGCAATGCTATAGTCTATATCTCCAATATCCGGACCACGGTCCGCGTCGTCTGCATGGCCCTCGCGGGCACGGGTGACGGCGACAgagacgacgacgatgaagaaggcgaagaccAGTCTTCGCCCTCTGAGCCTGAATTCTTTAGATTTGACGGCGACTCTGCTCCGGGCCAGGATAGGACTCCCGGCAGTGGAAATGGAAACATAACAAAACGTGGTTTTGGCAGCGACGATCATGCCAATTCGATGCGCCGCAGCTCCGCAACAGATATCAGCAAAGTCGTCTCCAGCTCCACTGACCCTGCAGCCACGGCTACGGGCCCGTCGGCCACATCATTGAAAGAAGACGTCCGCATCACGTTCGCACTGGTGACCTCCGTCGAATGGGTCGAGACCGGGTCGCCCGTGCTAGTGATGCCGGGTATCTCGATGGCATCTgcgtcttcgtcttccgcgGCTGTGGCGCCGGCGTCTGCGTCTGCGTCTGCTTCGGGGACTGTCGTCATCTCTGGATTAGAGGGGTTCGTGGGTACGGTGTGTGATGTTATTTCTGGGGGAGAGGGGGTAGGTGGGAAAGTGAGGAATGACTGA
- a CDS encoding uncharacterized protein (ID:PFLUO_004746-T1.cds;~source:funannotate), whose amino-acid sequence MMTSSSPYMMNQPAYYLPEAAAIPSSHPSMPVTSQPPSLVSNESIYSSPDSVPPTTEPEHQVRVISSRPRPQCWDHGCNGREFSTFSNLLRHQRERSGVVAKAECPICGAVFTRTTARNIHVAQGKCKSGGRESSTG is encoded by the exons ATGATGACCTC CTCCTCTCCTTATATGATGAACCAACCGGCCTATTACCTCCCTGAAGCAGCCGCAATCCC ATCCTCACACCCATCTATGCCAGTTACCTCTCAACCGCCCTCGCTGGTGTCCAACGAGTCCATTTATTCGTCGCCAGACTCAGTACCTCCCACAACCGAGCCCGAGCATCAGGTTCGAGTGATTAGTTCGCGCCCTCGCCCGCAATGCTGGGACCATGGCTGTAACGGTCGCGAGTTCTCGACCTTCAGCAACCTGCTACGACACCAGCGCGAGAGGTCCGGCGtggtggccaaggccgaaTGTCCAATCTGTGGTGCTGTGTTCACCCGCACGACAGCACGCAACATCCACGTTGCGCAGGGCAAATGCAAGAGTGGAGGCCGGGAGTCCTCCACCGGGTAG
- a CDS encoding uncharacterized protein (ID:PFLUO_004747-T1.cds;~source:funannotate), producing the protein MKLVRFLMKCANETVTIELKNGTILHGTITSVSPQMNTSLRTVKMTPKGRDPVSLDTINIRGSTIRYYILPDSLPLDTLLVDDAPKPKNKARKEVDRGRGGRGGGRGGPRGRGRGRGRGRGF; encoded by the exons ATGAAGCTCGTCCG GTTTTTGATGAAGTGCGCCAATGAGACGGTGACGATTGAGCTGAAAAATG GCACCATCCTCCACGGCACCATCACCTCTGTCTCTCCGCAAATGAACACTTCCCTGCGCACCGTCAAAATGACCCCGAAGGGCCGTGATCCCGTCTCGctcgacaccatcaacatccGCGGCTCAACAATCCGCTACTACATCCTGCCCGACAGCTTGCCGCTGGACACCTTGCTCGTGGATGATGCGCCCAAGCCGAAGAACAAGGCGCGCAAGGAGGTAGACCgtggccgcggtggtcgcggtggtGGGCGCGGCGGTCCCCGAGGACgcggtcgtggccgtggtcgGGGCCGCGGTTTCTAA
- a CDS encoding uncharacterized protein (ID:PFLUO_004748-T1.cds;~source:funannotate) translates to MLPTPDTSHVSFDTIYEPSEDSYLFLDTLSSASESKWLHERFQHDPSPVTTKPTPLVVEVGTGSGVVLGFVAAHAHEIFGRRDVLTLGTDVNRNACLATRETVVTAVQEAQRQQSSTGQSESDSDSGASKSRTPHISSLTADLCSPLRPGCVDVLLFNPPYVPTDDLPRLPSAEENQSAATESTSRSAKFESDSFFLSLTYAGGVDGMETTNRLLDAIPEVLEPSRGVAYVLLCKQNRPEEVMDRIHGWRGGWRAEIAGSSGMQAGWEKLVIVRIWRG, encoded by the coding sequence ATGCTGCCCACCCCCGACACATCACATGTCTCATTCGACACCATTTACGAGCCATCGGAAGACTCCTATCTCTTCCTAGACACACTCTCTTCCGCCTCGGAATCAAAATGGCTCCATGAACGATTCCAACATGACCCATCACCCGTTACCACCAAACCCACGCCTTTAGTCGTCGAGGTGGGCACAGGCTCCGGCGTCGTACTCGGCTTCGTCGCCGCACACGCGCACGAGATTTTCGGCCGGCGCGACGTGCTCACTCTGGGGACAGACGTCAACCGCAATGCATGCCTCGCCACGCGCGAGACGGTAGTGACCGCCGTGCAAGAGGCGCAGCGCCAGCAATCATCCACGGGGCAATCCGAATCCGATTCCGATTCCGGCGCTTCCAAATCACGGACTCCGCACATCTCATCGCTGACGGCTGACTTGTGCAGCCCGCTCCGGCCGGGCTGCGTCGATGTCCTGCTCTTCAACCCGCCCTATGTGCCAACAGACGATCTTCCGCGCTTACCATCTGCAGAGGAGAACCAGTCTGCGGCGACGGAGTCAACGTCCCGCTCTGCGAAGTTCGAGAGTGACtcgttcttcctctccctGACTTATGcgggtggtgttgatggcaTGGAAACTACGAATCGCTTGCTGGATGCTATTCCTGAGGTGCTGGAGCCAAGCCGCGGCGTTGCGTATGTATTGCTCTGCAAGCAGAACCGGCCTGAGGAGGTCATGGATCGCATACACGGCTGGAGAGGTGGGTGGCGGGCGGAAATCGCGGGTTCGAGTGGGATGCAGGCTGGTTGGGAGAAGCTGGTCATTGTTCGGATCTGGAGGGGGTAA
- a CDS encoding uncharacterized protein (ID:PFLUO_004749-T1.cds;~source:funannotate) → MAAPASIGSKASLSDALALLPPLQLYRRVLRVHRKLDPEMRVLGDSYVKAEFRAHRSVENPLHIIGFLTEWQLYAQKLEGDNWAGEKLDKSKLDKMSDQQLGQLYELLEAIRNKDGENK, encoded by the exons ATGGCCGCGCCGGCCTCAATCGGCTCCAAGGCCAGTCTCAGCGAtgccctcgccctcctcccgCCGCTCCAGCTATACCGGCGCGTCCTGCGCGTGCACCGCAAACTCGACCCGGAAATGCGCGTGCTGGGCGACTCCTACGTGAAGGCCGAGTTCCGCGCGCACCGGAGTGTGGAGAACCCGTTGCATATT ATCGGCTTCTTGACCGAGTGGCAGCTCTACGCGCAGAAATTGGAGGGAGATAATTGGGCAGGGGAGAAGCTGGATAAGTCTAAGCTGGATAAAATGAGTG accagcagctgggACAGCTATACGAACTCTTGGAAGCGATTCGGAATAAAGACGGAGAGAATAAATGA
- a CDS encoding uncharacterized protein (ID:PFLUO_004750-T1.cds;~source:funannotate), whose translation MPALLEDPSTRNAPPPAHTNAANTLLPRHLTLPKHPSTKVTLYPLANGPSSVPRDLIRFLHAEFNAEIVRGNTYPMEQAMELEQFAEYWFGTFAVVAVLDDENESHGLREGREWESVCLGTFYVKPNYPGRCSHICNAGFITTTAARGKGVGQAMGEAYLEYAPKLGYKYSVFNLVFANNPASIRIWEKLGFGVIGRVPRAARLANSEELVDALIFGRDLGV comes from the exons ATGCCCGCGCTCCTCGAAGACCCCTCCACGCGCAACGCCCCACCACCAGCGCACACCAACGCCGCAAACACACTCCTCCCACGACACCTAACGCTCCCCAAACACCCCTCCACAAAAGTAACCCTCTACCCACTCGCCAATGGCCCCTCCAGCGTCCCGCGCGATCTCATCCGCTTCCTGCACGCGGAGTTCAACGCCGAGATCGTGCGCGGCAACACGTATCCGATGGAGCAGGCtatggagctggagcagtTTGCGGAGTATTGGTTTGGGACGTTTGCGGTTGTTGCGGTGTTGGACGATGAAAATGAGAGTCATGGGttgagagagggaagggagTGGGAGAGTGTTTGCTTGGGGACTTTCTATGTGAAGCCGAATTATCCAG GCCGCTGCTCCCATATCTGCAACGCAGGCTTCATAACCACAACCGCCGCACGCGGCAAAGGCGTCGGGCAGGCAATGGGGGAGGCGTATCTGGAGTATGCGCCGAAGCTG GGATACAAATACTCTGTCTTCAACCTCGTATTCGCGAACAACCCGGCCTCGATTCGGATCTGGGAGAAGCTGGGCTTCGGCGTGATCGGGCGTGTGCCCAGGGCGGCGCGATTGGCGAATAGTGAGGAGCTAGTGGATGCGCTGATTTTTGGAAGGGATTTAGGGGTGTAG
- a CDS encoding uncharacterized protein (ID:PFLUO_004751-T1.cds;~source:funannotate) has translation MHADDGPSSATDTHPSHAFPASPSPVAPNEQGPLRRLKSKSSLWSLGSSTTTTSREDDVASEEDKSLLRPSILRRLSPALAARVKLLDGGNKASASRHASAVGRIPQAHLKELDSLHQDLSIRVERRGQAWAGLTLTSTSPEQIQNASTTSQQHDLSRYDLAPGLKHTDAAVDGSALSDPTTAHTECPDRSPSSSFMSVAEPAPAQLCADPDTAEPRSSGTGQDKTDFEKYVEDTARKEEDAAPIPPPKDSPRTYSLSSSSQFNPRGLQRTESIYSFSRASFSNQLSQLTSIPLPQPSSLEANIASISTALAAVRGLNGAAEQITIWIKKASDVLSGLDAEDDVEWAAAGGREGLETVDKAVTRFESLVNVYVAAIENVQLREDIATVDSENLQAIVGQMESILQNWSQIKDKLQGVKDQVELAMEWEELWSNVLGDVGMEIENLSGLIFEMEEKRHETLNDPAESNGGLDINELETIVEESPVKGRSPLSNRLSIGPILAAASGTPIIKTPQDDSSHSNLMAIFARMQPLRASLDFLPMRLSMFQSRADSTFPSACEELEDRRSHLEKSYKVLETDAESLRKELGEDKWILVFRNAGSQAQKMFDSVERSIGKLQEGIETGLQLHSPSTLTKRMENYEAKKQHYVPAIERVIGIIQKGVKDRLTVNGEILRLLSDMTSRTDALKASVRVMDTSLEDVQIVKGQQLRDSISSIITMDSPVMGSTIETPGSSPASSVILAGNGHKGVSTPHGSSSRRESSVGSSTGRLSISSKVRRYSGLPQGTSSTLTGRKSSIPQRSGAGSPTPSNARGSYTPTPAARKSSRPSAPSPLNNRPRWNNSTNTNDLNTGYSYKPATTPSAYRKSSAPAHISRPSSTIPLPNPFRRDISASPAPGHSRSISRVSTRQGSRSPAPMLDVSPHAPPGHSSILDPPPYSRLRRPSGLFNTPRSRQSFGGLGSSFSRSVSQNQDPSETPSKSNRPGTSLGHSANRRTSLLPLPKSRQQEKEKGRTAAQSRLDSRPPFRA, from the coding sequence ATGCACGCCGACGACGGGCCCTCCTCTGCGACCGACACGCATCCTTCCCACGCGTTTCCCGCCTCGCCCTCCCCCGTCGCCCCAAATGAGCAAGGCCCTCTCCGTCGCCTAAAATCCAAATCATCCCTGTGGAGTCTGggcagcagcaccaccaccacctcccgcgAAGACGACGTCGCGTCCGAAGAAGACAAGTCCCTGCTTCGTCCATCGATCCTCCGTCGCCTGTCCCCCGCGCTCGCCGCCCGGGTGAAGCTGCTGGACGGCGGCAACAAGGCATCTGCTTCCCGCCACGCCAGCGCGGTCGGCCGCATCCCCCAGGCTCATCTGAAGGAGTTGGACAGTCTCCACCAGGACCTGTCGATCAGGGTCGAGAGGAGAGGCCAGGCCTGGGCTGGCTTGACGCTCACGTCGACGTCGCCCGAACAGATCCAAAACGCGTCGACGACTTCTCAACAACACGACCTCTCCCGCTACGATCTCGCGCCGGGGCTCAAGCACACCGACGCGGCTGTGGACGGCTCTGCATTGTCAGACCCGACGACCGCTCACACGGAGTGTCCCGACCGatccccttcttcctccttcatGTCTGTTGCAGAGCCAGCTCCGGCGCAGCTGTGCGCTGACCCAGACACAGCAGAACCCCGGTCCAGTGGAACCGGCCAAGATAAGACAGACTTTGAGAAATATGTCGAAGACACGGCGCGCAAAGAAGAGGACGCCGCCCCTATACCCCCGCCGAAAGACTCTCCCCGAACCTAttccctctcttcctcttctcaATTCAACCCGCGAGGCCTACAGCGCACCGAATCCATATACTCTTTTTCCCGCGCCTCGTTCAGCAACCAGCTCTCCCAACTGACGTCCATCCCGCTCCCGCAACCATCTTCGCTCGAGGCGAACATTGCCAGTATATCCACGGCTTTGGCTGCCGTGCGGGGCCTAAATGGAgcggcggagcagatcacGATCTGGATTAAGAAGGCATCCGATGTGCTCAGTGGCTTGgacgccgaggacgatgtgGAGTGGGCGGCTGCCGGTGGCCGCGAGGGACTGGAAACCGTCGACAAAGCCGTCACTCGATTCGAATCCCTGGTCAACGTCTACGTGGCGGCGATTGAGAATGTGCAGCTCCGAGAAGACATTGCCACCGTCGATTCAGAAAACTTGCAGGCGATTGTTGGGCAGATGGAAAGTATCCTACAGAACTGGTCACAAATCAAAGACAAGCTCCAGGGCGTCAAGGATCAGGTGGAATTGGCAATGGAGTGGGAAGAACTCTGGTCGAACGTGTTGGGCGATGTGGGCATGGAAATCGAGAACCTCAGCGGGCTGATcttcgagatggaggagaagcgacACGAGACGTTGAACGATCCGGCGGAATCGAACGGAGGTCTGGACATCAACGAGCTCGAAACCATTGTCGAAGAGTCCCCGGTAAAGGGGCGCTCACCTTTGAGCAACCGGCTGAGTATCGGTCCCATCCTGGCCGCAGCATCCGGCACACCCATCATCAAAACCCCGCAGGATGACTCCAGCCACTCCAACCTCATGGCCATCTTTGCACGCATGCAGCCTCTTCGGGCGTCGTTGGACTTTTTGCCTATGCGACTGTCCATGTTCCAGTCCCGTGCCGATTCGACCTTCCCAAGCGCGTgtgaagagctggaggaccgACGAAGCCACTTGGAGAAGAGCTATAAAGTGCTTGAGACGGATGCAGAGTCTCTGCGGAaagagctgggcgaggacaAGTGGATCTTGGTATTTCGCAATGCCGGCAGCCAGGCACAGAAGATGTTTGATTCTGTCGAGCGCAGCATTGGCAAATTGCAAGAAGGCATAGAGACCGGTCTCCAACTGCACAGTCCATCAACGTTGACCAAGCGCATGGAGAACTACGAGGCGAAGAAACAGCACTACGTACCGGCCATCGAGCGGGTGATTGGGATCATACAAAAGGGTGTGAAAGACCGCCTGACCGTCAATGGTGAGATCTTGCGTCTACTCTCAGATATGACATCGCGGACAGATGCGCTGAAGGCAAGCGTCCGGGTGATGGATACGTCATTAGAGGACGTGCAGATCGTCAAGGGCCAGCAGCTGCGTGactccatctccagcattATCACAATGGATAGCCCGGTCATGGGCAGCACCATCGAGACCCCGGGAAGCTCGCCTGCATCGTCAGTGATACTCGCCGGCAATGGACACAAGGGCGTCTCCACCCCACATGGTAGCTCAAGCCGCCGCGAGAGCTCAGTGGGTAGCTCGACAGGGCGCTtgtcaatctcatcaaaAGTCCGACGCTACTCGGGACTGCCCCAGGggacatcatccacattgACTGGCCGCAAGTCATCCATCCCTCAACGGAGCGGAGCTGGATCCCCAACTCCATCGAATGCAAGAGGGTCATACACCCCGACACCCGCCGCTCGCAAGTCCTCTCGTCCGTCGGCACCGTCGCCGCTGAACAACCGGCCACGCTGGAACAACAGCACGAATACGAATGACCTGAACACGGGATACAGTTACAAGCCGGCAACCACTCCATCCGCTTACCGCAAATCCTCTGCCCCAGCGCACATCTCTCgcccatcatccaccatcccacTCCCCAACCCCTTCCGCCGCGACATCTCCGCCTCGCCTGCACCCGGGCACAGCCGTTCAATCAGCCGCGTCTCGACCCGCCAGGGCTCCCGCAGCCCTGCTCCTATGCTGGACGTCTCTCCCCATGCTCCTCCCGGTCATTCCTCTATCCTTGACCCTCCACCATACAGCCGACTCCGTCGGCCGTCGGGCCTATTCAACACCCCTCGCAGCCGCCAAAGCTTCGGCGGGTTGGGTTCATCCTTCAGCCGCAGTGTCTCGCAAAACCAAGACCCAAGCGAGACACCCAGCAAATCTAACCGGCCTGGGACGTCCCTCGGGCACTCGGCCAACCGACGAACTAGTCTCCTGCCTCTGCCGAAATCCCGACAacaagagaaggagaaggggcGCACTGCCGCGCAGTCGAGGCTGGACTCACGACCACCGTTCAGGGCATAA
- a CDS encoding uncharacterized protein (ID:PFLUO_004752-T1.cds;~source:funannotate): MAEPTVLADALPPPVRASSPSPDIPATPAISSASSPDRTFSSVSSRSTSSATSADARSSVSTSSRRHGYIRAVGADFADSARNRDSVMSLGSIAHLQYYFSRTGLLDGKTGRGKEFEKKNKNRENLPRLLVTPNERHIDNDLTASPSEMADPAEQDAAFDNEDEDAEVMLPPTVSTYSIKTHHIPPPPDQLSLRRDLSAALAKAERSIKAIQDGLELPWEPTRASLSPGDIPEVLQDDEQTEAPTPSTKEEALGMFILDDVTMAIRAAKIYYTAHERPDRLASIKSEREIRKDLFHVLDVLKKWASRSFVNGLRDEERTTITQWISGVRAMLAREKALEDLETQERQNWDWASGDWTGRERAREESFLRSIMPGGESLPKWTPVDDDQPDDDSKPLPPPFLAHIRDGRALVQTHNLAVQKSKRPFGEIKAFHHDIAKPYRQAENLRFWVKAAELRWELRLEMDVMGVVQGSSVQSWKQFDAALLSWCRTVREELVRDWQAANPGRPPSAGLI, encoded by the coding sequence ATGGCCGAGCCCACCGTGCTGGCCGACGCACTCCCACCTCCCGTCCGggcctcgtcgccctcgcctGACATCCCGGCTACgcccgccatctcctccgcttcctcgCCAGATcgcaccttctcctctgtctcctcgcgctcgacctcctccgccacctccgccgaTGCCAGATCGTCCGTGTCCACCTCCTCACGCCGCCATGGGTACATCCGCGCCGTGGGCGCCGACTTTGCGGACTCGGCTCGCAATCGAGACAGTGTCATGAGTCTGGGGAGTATCGCCCATCTGCAGTATTATTTTTCTCGCACgggtctgctggatggcaagacTGGGCGCGGCAAGGAAttcgaaaagaagaataagaaCCGGGAAAACCTGCCTCGATTGCTCGTCACCCCGAATGAACGGCATATCGACAACGATCTAACCGCCAGTCCCTCGGAGATGGCAGACCCTGCAGAGCAGGACGCCGCTTTCGacaacgaggacgaggacgcCGAGGTCATGCTCCCGCCTACCGTGAGCACGTACAGCATCAAAACCCACCATATCCCGCCCCCACCAGATCAGCTGTCCCTCCGCAGGGATCTCTCTGCCGCGCTGGCCAAGGCAGAGCGCAGCATCAAGGCGATTCAAGACGGTCTCGAGCTCCCGTGGGAACCCACTCGCGCCAGCTTGTCACCCGGTGATATCCCCGAGGTGCTGCAGGACGACGAGCAGACCGAGGCCCCGACTCCGTCGACCAAGGAAGAGGCGCTGGGGATgttcatcctcgacgacgTGACGATGGCCATCCGGGCCGCCAAGATCTACTACACAGCCCACGAACGGCCGGACCGTCTGGCGTCGATCAAGAGCGAGCGTGAGATCCGCAAGGACCTCTTCCATGTGCTGGACGTGCTCAAGAAATgggcctcgcgctcctttGTCAATGGCCTCCGCGACGAGGAGCGCACTACCATTACCCAGTGGATCTCCGGTGTCCGGGCGATGCTAGCCCGCGAGAAGGCGCTCGAAGACCTCGAGACCCAGGAGCGTCAAAACTGGGACTGGGCCAGCGGCGACTGGACCGGACGCGAGCGTGCACGCGAGGAGTCCTTCCTGCGCAGCATCATGCCTGGCGGCGAGTCCCTGCCGAAATGGACccccgtcgacgacgaccaGCCTGACGATGACTCGAagcctcttcctccgccattCCTAGCCCATATCCGGGACGGCCGGGCTCTCGTGCAGACGCACAATCTCGCTGTACAAAAGTCCAAACGCCCATTCGGCGAGATCAAGGCCTTCCACCACGATATCGCCAAGCCGTATCGGCAGGCAGAGAATCTGCGGTTCTGGGTGAAAGCCGCAGAGCTGCGGTGGGAGCTGcggctggagatggacgTGATGGGGGTGGTGCAGGGCAGCAGCGTGCAGTCGTGGAAACAGTTTGATGCGGCGCTGCTGTCGTGGTGTCGGACGGTGCGCGAGGAACTGGTGCGCGACTGGCAAGCAGCTAACCCCGGTCGGCCGCCCAGCGCGGGCCTGATTTAA